In Torulaspora delbrueckii CBS 1146 chromosome 1, complete genome, one genomic interval encodes:
- the TDEL0A07000 gene encoding uncharacterized protein (similar to Saccharomyces cerevisiae YMR196W; ancestral locus Anc_6.286), with protein MEKLREELVDSTVEEKRLRENRLREKYWYKWGPYLSERSWATVREDYSYNGDAWSHFPFEHANARVFRWGEDGLFGVSDNKQIVCTNVALWNGRDERLKERLFGLTGPQGNHGEDVKELYYYLDNTPTHSYMKALYKYPFKKAFPYEQLVQENANRGYQDKEFEIYEIDGLFQEKETGDRPYFDVFYEMAKGDENPNDLNFRITIHNRSDKESGELYVAPQIFFRNTWAWEKDSEKPCLKKDDKADNLIHVTTSKYGTRDIVFQPSPGAFTGDDSEDVEDVDPELLFTENESNLIKLFGVEENPADYTKDAFEEYLVKGNKKAVNPKNEGTKACAVYHFKNIPPGEYVTVRYKFTDDPADNIFRTDELAVVDEDVFDTVFDNREEEADNFYWRITPLPISEELRKIQRQAFAGLLWTKQFYNLTYEAWYNGDASIKPHPPPNRANGRNKNWKHIYCEDILSMPDKWEYPFFASWDTAFHCIPLAMIDPDFAKRQLDLMTREWYMHPNGQIPAYEWNFNDVNPPVHAWAVYRVYKLERNLYNREDRVFLERVFQKLLLNFTWWVNRKDSDGNNVFEGGFLGLDNIGVFNRSEPLPTGGKLEQADSTGWMGFYSLQMLNIALELAKENPVYEDIASKFFEHFILISDSMSFEYLIDTTGESCQKMIKQNLWNEKDQFYYDAISWGGPNREQLPIRSLVGLIPLYASMTLEPHLFTQFPSFKKRVDWFIDNRPEIFDRNIASMTKRGVGERMLLSLVSVDRLKAILKRMLDETEFLSDYGIRSMSKYHEENPFTMHVHGQDYSVKYLPGESDSGMFGGNSNWRGPIWFSTSFLIIESLQRFYLYYGFDFKVECPTGSGEYLNLAEVAEELGYRMIHLFVPDENGDRACNYGDYAHMLSTDEYFKDLVPFYEYFDGDTGRGLGASHQCGWTALVAKWISDVGVSCVRLPRTARSSVSTPLSSPPPEETETARRRRLARRKSAKSLINFTATVLDLSEEEKRLHRIGGAPSGLTPQTSPAVGKDDVEELKHEITENEGRRPSLDATTAHKSESKLMSTLKDKMKNLKLGSKSSTAERESELTG; from the coding sequence ATGGAGAAATTACGCGAAGAGCTAGTCGATTCGACTGTGGAGGAGAAACGGCTGCGAGAGAATCGTTTGCGCGAGAAGTATTGGTACAAGTGGGGTCCTTATTTAAGCGAACGTAGTTGGGCTACTGTAAGGGAGGATTATTCCTATAATGGTGATGCCTGGTCTCATTTTCCCTTTGAACATGCAAATGCTCGAGTATTTCGTTGGGGAGAGGACGGTCTCTTTGGTGTGTCTGATAATAAGCAGATCGTATGTACGAACGTTGCGCTGTGGAACGGACGTGATGAGAGGTTGAAGGAACGTTTGTTTGGTCTCACGGGCCCTCAGGGAAACCATGGTGAAGATGTTAAGGAATTGTACTATTATCTTGACAACACGCCTACTCATTCATACATGAAGGCATTGTACAAGTATCCTTTCAAAAAAGCTTTCCCTTATGAGCAATTGGTCCAGGAAAACGCCAATCGGGGTTATCAGGATAAAGAGTTTGAGATCTATGAGATCGATGGCTTGTTCCAGGAGAAAGAGACAGGTGATCGGCCTTATTTCGATGTGTTTTACGAGATGGCTAAGGGCGATGAAAACCCAAATGACTTGAACTTTAGAATCACTATTCACAACAGAAGCGATAAGGAATCTGGTGAGCTATACGTGGCTCCACAAATCTTTTTCAGGAATACTTGGGCTTGGGAGAAGGATAGTGAGAAGCCATGCTTAAAGAAGGACGATAAAGCAGATAACTTGATTCACGTGACAACTAGCAAGTATGGTACTAGAGATATCGTATTCCAACCTTCACCAGGTGCCTTTACCGGCGATGATTCCGAGGATGTCGAAGATGTTGATCCCGAGTTGCTGTTTACTGAAAATGAAtcgaatttgatcaaactGTTCggtgttgaagagaatCCAGCAGATTACACTAAGGATGCTTTCGAAGAATACCTGGTTAAGGGTAACAAGAAGGCTGTTAACCCAAAGAATGAAGGTACCAAGGCATGTGCTGTGTAccatttcaagaatatCCCACCTGGAGAGTACGTTACCGTGAGATATAAGTTCACTGATGATCCGGCGGATAATATCTTTCGCACAGATGAGTTGGCTGTGGTTGACGAAGACGTCTTTGACACTGTATTTGACAATCGTGAGGAGGAAGCTGATAATTTCTACTGGAGAATCACGCCTTTGCCCATTAGTGAAgaattgagaaagattcagAGGCAAGCCTTTGCGGGCTTACTATGGACCAAACAGTTCTACAATCTGACGTACGAAGCCTGGTATAATGGTGACGCTAGTATTAAGCCACATCCTCCTCCTAATAGAGCTAATGGTAggaacaaaaattggaagcATATCTACTGTGAAGATATTCTATCGATGCCCGATAAATGGGAATATCCATTCTTTGCTTCATGGGATACTGCGTTCCACTGCATTCCGCTGGCAATGATCGATCcagattttgcaaagaggCAATTGGATTTGATGACAAGAGAATGGTACATGCATCCAAATGGTCAGATTCCTGCTTACGAATGGAATTTTAATGATGTTAATCCTCCAGTGCATGCCTGGGCAGTGTACCGTGTTTATAAGTTGGAAAGAAACCTGTACAATCGTGAAGATAGAGTTTTCTTGGAAAgggttttccaaaaattgcTGTTGAACTTTACTTGGTGGGTCAATCGTAAAGATTCTGATGGTAACAACGTGTTCGAAGGCGGGTTCCTCGGTCTAGATAACATCGGTGTCTTTAACAGAAGTGAGCCTTTGCCCACAGGTGGGAAACTAGAACAGGCCGATTCAACAGGTTGGATGGGATTTTACTCCTTGCAAATGTTGAACATAGCGTTGGAACTGGCAAAAGAGAACCCAGTTTACGAAGATATTGCATCCAAGTTTTTCGAGCACTTCATCCTCATTAGTGATTCCATGTCTTTTGAGTATTTGATAGATACAACGGGAGAGAGTTGCCAAAAGATGATTAAACAAAATCTATGGAACGAAAAGGACCAGTTTTACTACGATGCTATTTCTTGGGGTGGACCAAACAGAGAGCAGTTGCCCATCAGGTCGCTGGTCGGCTTGATTCCACTGTACGCTTCAATGACCTTGGAACCCCATCTGTTCACCCAGTTCCCTAGTTTCAAAAAGAGGGTCGACTGGTTTATTGATAATAGGCcagaaatttttgataGAAATATTGCTTCCATGACAAAGAGAGGTGTTGGTGAGAGGATGTTACTTTCTTTGGTGAGCGTTGATAGATTGAAAGCTATTTTGAAGCGTATGTTGGACGAGACGGAATTCTTGTCGGATTACGGTATAAGGTCAATGTCGAAATATCATGAAGAGAATCCCTTCACCATGCACGTTCATGGCCAGGATTATTCAGTCAAGTATTTACCTGGGGAATCAGATTCTGGTATGTTTGGTGGTAATTCGAACTGGAGAGGACCAATCTGgttttcaacaagtttcCTGATCATTGAATCTTTGCAGAGATTTTACTTATACTACggatttgatttcaagGTTGAATGTCCAACGGGGTCTGGTGAGTATTTGAACTTAGCTGAAGTCGCCGAAGAGTTGGGGTATCGTATGATCCACTTATTCGTGCCAGATGAAAATGGTGATCGTGCTTGTAACTACGGTGATTATGCTCACATGTTATCCACCGATGAATACTTCAAAGATCTGGTTCCGTTCTATGAATATTTCGACGGTGATACTGGTAGAGGTCTGGGAGCTTCGCACCAATGTGGTTGGACTGCGCTAGTAGCCAAATGGATCAGTGATGTTGGTGTCTCCTGCGTGAGATTGCCTCGTACTGCAAGGTCGTCAGTCTCCACCCCGCTTTCGTCGCCTCCTCCTGAAGAGACCGAGACTGCTaggagaagaagactgGCAAGACGTAAGAGTGCAAAatccttgatcaatttcacaGCTACTGTGCTAGATCTTTCAGAGGAGGAAAAACGCTTACACAGGATCGGTGGTGCCCCTTCTGGTCTTACGCCACAAACTAGTCCTGCTGTCGGCAAGGACGACGTGGAAGAGCTAAAGCATGAAATCACTGAAAATGAGGGCAGAAGACCATCACTAGATGCCACAACTGCTCATAAGTCAGAATCGAAGTTGATGAGTActttgaaggataagatgaagaacttaAAGCTTGGAAGCAAGAGCAGCACTGCAGAGCGCGAATCCGAGTTGACTGGATAG